In one Acidimicrobium ferrooxidans DSM 10331 genomic region, the following are encoded:
- the carA gene encoding glutamine-hydrolyzing carbamoyl-phosphate synthase small subunit, whose amino-acid sequence MWVREESVQRIPAWLVLRSGARFRGAVVIPAGVEPLLDDVEAEVVFNTAMSGYVEAITDPSYYGQMVCFTTAHLGTYGVRRADVQSVRPWVSAVLAPRYSVVASNHAADTTLAAWLWEARVPLFVDFDSRRLVRLVRAAGAEPGIITTGDPDAAAERVRVAVGTEGRDLVRAVTRREPRELEPLGHARSSRPIVAIDFGVKERMLETLRGPWRLVVVPATIRLEELEKLDPLAVFLSNGPGDPAALTGPIELVRSLLGVVPIAGICLGHQLLALAAGAETIKLPFGHHGSNHPVRLEETGRVAITAQNHSYAVDEASLGRLDTPAEVTRRNLFDGVVEGLRLPALGAVSVQYHPEAAPGPLEQSSEIHDELLSLLGGGSHA is encoded by the coding sequence ATGTGGGTGCGTGAGGAGTCGGTACAGCGAATACCGGCGTGGTTGGTGCTGCGCTCGGGTGCGAGGTTCCGTGGCGCTGTGGTCATCCCCGCCGGTGTCGAGCCGCTCCTCGATGACGTCGAGGCCGAAGTGGTCTTCAACACCGCGATGAGCGGCTACGTCGAGGCCATCACCGATCCGTCCTACTACGGCCAGATGGTGTGCTTCACCACGGCCCACCTCGGAACCTACGGCGTCCGCAGGGCCGACGTGCAAAGCGTCCGGCCGTGGGTGAGTGCGGTCTTGGCGCCGAGGTACTCGGTGGTGGCGTCGAACCATGCGGCCGACACCACCCTCGCGGCGTGGCTCTGGGAGGCACGCGTCCCACTCTTCGTCGACTTCGACTCGAGGCGACTCGTTCGCCTGGTGCGGGCCGCTGGCGCCGAACCAGGCATCATCACGACCGGTGATCCGGACGCGGCCGCCGAGCGAGTTCGGGTCGCCGTCGGTACCGAAGGGCGAGATCTCGTGCGCGCGGTCACCCGTCGCGAACCTCGCGAGCTCGAGCCCTTGGGTCACGCGCGCTCCAGTCGACCGATCGTGGCCATCGATTTCGGGGTGAAGGAGCGGATGCTCGAGACCCTGCGTGGCCCATGGCGGCTCGTCGTCGTCCCGGCGACCATACGACTCGAAGAGCTCGAGAAGCTCGACCCGCTCGCGGTGTTCCTGTCGAACGGGCCTGGAGACCCTGCCGCACTGACGGGTCCCATCGAGCTCGTTCGGTCCTTGCTCGGTGTGGTGCCGATCGCCGGGATCTGCCTCGGGCACCAGCTCCTCGCCCTCGCGGCCGGAGCCGAGACGATCAAGCTGCCGTTCGGCCACCACGGATCGAATCATCCCGTTCGCCTGGAGGAGACCGGCCGCGTCGCGATCACCGCCCAGAATCACTCGTACGCGGTCGACGAGGCGTCGCTCGGCCGGCTCGACACGCCGGCCGAGGTGACCCGGCGCAACCTGTTCGACGGGGTCGTCGAGGGACTGCGGTTGCCGGCACTTGGCGCCGTGAGCGTCCAGTACCATCCGGAGGCCGCCCCCGGTCCGCTCGAGCAGTCGTCGGAGATCCATGACGAGCTGCTGTCACTGCTCGGTGGAGGTTCGCATGCCTAG
- a CDS encoding dihydroorotase — protein MGIVVTGAEVLVDGSLQRVPIRIDEARIAGFEGPERGDRVIEAPGAVVAPAFTDLHAHLRWPGGEVADTPEDIAIQALRGGFTTVVAMANTVPAIDRVERWRAATDRFAALPVEVVQAASATMERAGDHAVDVESLAKAGVRIISDDGDPLWRADVAVAVLEAAASTGVVVAQHATIPELSRGVMNAGALADRLGYDGVPEVAEVALVARDVALVRATGARYHLQHVSARESVNVVRAAQREGLAVTSEITPHHLGLEESELLSHDARFRVNPPLRTRATRMALLEALLGGAFDAIATDHAPHPERAKTVPVQLAAPGMLGLVEAFPATWTAVLDQLVLRGSIEDARPESSEHLGDEARRALVRVLEALAIGPARVLGRSRELRRGELADVVVIDPCGRTIGGGDGAYRSTNSPWATRELVGSIRWVVRRGQVVVEEGRYVGA, from the coding sequence GTGGGGATTGTAGTCACAGGCGCAGAGGTCCTCGTCGACGGGAGCCTCCAACGGGTGCCGATACGGATCGATGAGGCACGGATTGCCGGATTCGAGGGTCCCGAGCGCGGCGACCGGGTGATCGAGGCTCCCGGGGCCGTCGTGGCCCCCGCCTTCACCGACCTGCACGCCCACCTCCGGTGGCCGGGTGGTGAGGTGGCCGACACGCCGGAGGACATCGCCATCCAGGCGCTGCGTGGGGGCTTTACGACGGTGGTTGCCATGGCGAACACGGTCCCCGCGATCGACCGTGTCGAGCGATGGCGCGCAGCAACTGATCGCTTTGCGGCGCTCCCGGTCGAGGTCGTGCAGGCGGCGTCGGCGACGATGGAGCGTGCAGGAGATCATGCCGTCGACGTCGAGAGCCTGGCGAAGGCCGGTGTTCGCATCATCTCCGATGACGGTGACCCCCTCTGGCGTGCCGACGTCGCGGTCGCGGTCCTCGAGGCCGCCGCGAGCACGGGGGTCGTCGTGGCGCAGCATGCGACCATCCCGGAACTGAGCCGCGGCGTCATGAACGCCGGAGCGCTGGCGGACCGTCTCGGCTACGACGGTGTTCCGGAGGTTGCGGAAGTTGCACTGGTCGCGCGCGACGTCGCTCTCGTTCGTGCGACCGGTGCGCGCTACCACCTCCAGCATGTGAGCGCCCGCGAGAGCGTCAATGTTGTGCGTGCGGCGCAGCGAGAGGGCTTGGCGGTGACGTCCGAAATCACGCCGCATCACCTCGGCCTCGAGGAGTCAGAACTCCTGAGCCACGACGCGCGCTTTCGCGTGAACCCACCGCTGCGTACGCGTGCGACGCGTATGGCACTGCTCGAAGCGCTCCTCGGAGGCGCGTTCGACGCGATCGCCACGGATCACGCCCCGCATCCGGAGCGAGCGAAGACGGTGCCGGTCCAGCTGGCAGCACCCGGCATGCTCGGTCTCGTCGAGGCGTTCCCTGCGACCTGGACCGCCGTGCTCGACCAGCTCGTGCTCCGTGGCTCGATCGAGGATGCGCGGCCAGAGAGCTCTGAGCACCTTGGCGACGAGGCGCGGCGCGCCCTCGTGCGTGTCCTCGAGGCGTTGGCGATCGGCCCGGCCCGCGTGCTCGGTCGTTCGCGCGAGCTGCGACGAGGCGAGCTGGCGGATGTCGTCGTGATCGATCCCTGTGGGAGAACCATCGGCGGCGGCGACGGGGCGTACCGGTCGACGAATTCGCCATGGGCGACGAGGGAGTTGGTCGGGTCGATCCGCTGGGTCGTGCGCCGAGGTCAGGTGGTTGTCGAGGAAGGCCGCTATGTGGGTGCGTGA
- a CDS encoding aspartate carbamoyltransferase catalytic subunit gives MSATFLGVEQLDAGRLGVLGARVDELVHGAAASRCLEGRRVALLFLEPSTRTALSFEAAIDRLGGRTVRIDPESSSLVKDESLRDTLRVLAAQGTSGVVVRAPWVGTADVVARFFDGIVVNAGDGVGQHPTQALQDVCVLARTRGGRADAFGALEGCRVAIVGDLRHSRVARSVGRLLASVGAEVVGVAPREWSLDPKALGAVGVTDGIDDVLDEVDVFYMLRIQHERVGANERVDLSGYRARFQLSGHRLERARPDAVVLHPGPVNRGVELDDIVLSSPRMLDGLQYAYGVPTRVAVLEALAEEAGWGL, from the coding sequence ATGAGCGCAACGTTCCTGGGGGTCGAGCAGCTCGATGCGGGGCGCCTTGGCGTGCTGGGCGCGCGTGTCGACGAGCTCGTTCATGGCGCGGCGGCGTCGCGGTGTCTGGAGGGGCGACGGGTTGCGTTGCTGTTCCTGGAGCCGTCGACGCGTACGGCGCTGTCGTTCGAGGCTGCAATCGATCGGCTCGGCGGGCGGACCGTCCGCATCGATCCGGAGAGCAGCTCGCTCGTCAAGGATGAGAGTCTTCGCGACACGTTGCGCGTGCTGGCTGCGCAGGGGACGAGTGGCGTGGTCGTGCGGGCTCCGTGGGTTGGTACGGCCGACGTGGTAGCCAGATTCTTCGATGGCATCGTCGTCAACGCTGGCGACGGTGTCGGTCAGCATCCGACGCAGGCGCTCCAAGACGTCTGCGTCCTTGCTCGGACTCGGGGCGGGCGTGCGGATGCGTTTGGCGCGCTTGAGGGGTGTCGGGTGGCGATCGTGGGTGATCTGCGCCACTCGCGCGTCGCGCGTTCGGTAGGGCGGCTTCTCGCTTCGGTGGGGGCGGAGGTGGTCGGCGTCGCTCCCCGTGAGTGGTCGTTGGATCCGAAGGCCCTTGGTGCCGTGGGCGTCACGGATGGAATCGATGACGTCCTCGACGAGGTCGACGTCTTCTACATGCTCCGTATCCAGCACGAGCGCGTGGGAGCGAACGAGCGCGTGGATCTGTCGGGCTATCGGGCGAGGTTTCAGCTGAGCGGGCATCGCCTGGAGCGTGCGCGGCCCGATGCCGTGGTGCTCCATCCCGGGCCCGTCAATCGGGGGGTCGAATTGGACGATATCGTGCTCTCGTCCCCTCGGATGCTCGATGGCCTGCAGTACGCCTACGGTGTGCCCACTCGGGTCGCCGTTCTCGAAGCGCTCGCCGAGGAGGCAGGGTGGGGATTGTAG
- the pyrR gene encoding bifunctional pyr operon transcriptional regulator/uracil phosphoribosyltransferase PyrR has translation MRRRRVLDADDIVRSLRRMAHEVVEATRGGADLVVVAIADGGVPVARGLVDTLESIRSVAVPLVVVDPTQFRDDAEPAGDPRWLPPIKVEGRTVVLVDDVVFTGRTARAALEAVLRAGRAQRVLLAVLVDRGHRELPIRPDIVGRNLPTARNEYVVVDAAGVWIEAEGR, from the coding sequence ATGCGTCGGCGGCGTGTGTTGGACGCTGACGACATCGTTCGTTCACTGCGTCGGATGGCGCATGAGGTCGTCGAGGCGACGCGCGGTGGAGCGGATCTCGTGGTCGTGGCGATCGCCGACGGCGGTGTCCCGGTTGCTCGTGGCCTCGTCGACACGTTGGAGTCGATTCGCTCCGTAGCGGTACCGTTGGTCGTCGTGGATCCGACGCAGTTCCGCGACGATGCGGAGCCGGCAGGTGATCCGAGATGGTTGCCGCCGATCAAGGTCGAGGGACGGACCGTTGTCCTCGTCGACGATGTGGTCTTCACTGGGCGTACGGCGAGAGCGGCCCTTGAGGCCGTCTTGCGTGCGGGCCGAGCGCAGCGTGTGCTGCTCGCGGTGCTCGTCGATCGGGGACATCGAGAGCTGCCGATTCGGCCCGACATCGTGGGTCGGAACCTGCCGACAGCGCGTAACGAGTACGTGGTTGTCGATGCGGCCGGTGTGTGGATCGAGGCGGAAGGGCGATGA